The nucleotide sequence TCAGAGATACCAAAACACATTATTCGGTTTGCTGTTTCCCAATACCCATTTTTTCATTTTTCCAATATTGTAAAATACTTCCCAAATATTGGCTCATTATCAAACTTCATTGAAAGTAAAGATTATATTGGTGGTTTAGAAATCACATTTAAAGGCACACAAACGAGATTAAACAACCTGACGAATCTTGATTATTTATTCGCTATTCAGGATTTGTTAGAAGCGATAGAATCTGAAATAAAATCTAATCTTACTGAATACGAAGGCTCTGATTATATCAATGATTATGTTCGCAATGTTTTCAAAGACAAAGAAATAAAAGTTTATAAAGACAGTGAACGTTCTGACGGACAAGAGGAATTGGTTGCTAATGAACCTTGGTATGTTTATAACGCCAATTATGGCACAAGCGAAGAAAAGCAGTTTGTTGAAATGTTTGCCCGTAGGTTTGAGCATTTAGAGAAAAAGTTTGAGAATATTTATCTTATCCGTAATGAAAGAGCAGTAAAAATCATTGATAAAATTGGTCGTGCATTTGAACCTGACTTTATTTTGTTTTGTAAGCAAAAAGAAGGTGAAGAATTAACCTATCAGGTTTTCATTGAGCCTAAAGGAAATCATTTGAAATCTCATGATAAATGGAAAGAGGAATTTTTAGAAGAAATCCGAAAGGAAGCACGCACCATTGAAATTGATACAGATAAATATTTGATAACCGGTGTTCCCTTTTATAACAACACAAATGAAAATGAATTCCGTAAATCAATGGAGGAAGTCCTTGGAATATAAGAACCGCCTACGCACATCCTTGTGCTACGGCGGAAGAGGGGGCGGGGAATTGATTCTAAACCGGTGCTCAGCCCAGCACATAACAGCGGCTATATGGTTCCGCTTCGCTTTACCCAAATTTTTGCTTCACTGCGTTCCGCAAAAACTTCATATAGCCGCAAACGTTATACGCAATTCAAAAAATATTTTTCTAACGGAGAATAAAGAATGATAGGCTTTCAAAGGGGAATAAATTTGATTTTTTCTAAAAAAAGAGGGAGATAATATGGTATTTTCTCCACTTCGTTACGAAATCGATTTGAATATAATGAAAAAATTTATATAATGATTACAACTTTTAATTTATAAATGGCGGTTAATATGGATTACAAAATCATCAAACAATATTTAGACAAACAAAACATCAAGGTTGTTGAAACCTATGATTTTGAAAAAAAGAAAGTTAAATATTCTGAAAAAATAAAAGGCTGGAAAATTGATAAATTTAGAGGCGATGAAGAAATTGTCAGGGCTTTTGTTCTTGCTAAACTTGTAAATGAATTAGGCTACAAACCTGAAAACATTGAAATTGAAAAAGAATATGACATTGGCAGACCAAAAGTAAACAAGCCAAGAATAGATGTTATTGTTAGAGATAATGAAGGCAATGCTTTTCTTTATATTGAATTAAAAAGTCCACAAGATTATGAAAAAGACAAAGATGAAGTTATTGAAAAACAGCTTTTTAATCTTGCTTCCCAAGAAAAAGGTCAAGGCTATGATGTAAAATACTTAACTCTTTTTTCAATAGAAATAGTCAATGGTGAGATTAAAGATAAATGTATTATTATTGATTATGATAAATTTCCTTCTTTTGATTCATGGGAAAAAGTAAGAGATTTTTCTGATGAAATTCCTGCAAGATATGGTCTTGCTCAAAAAGAGCCTTATGTAAAAGGTGGGAAAAAAGATTTAGAAACAAACTTTTCCAAAGAACAGTTAGATAATATGAGAAAAGGGCTCCATAATGTCCTTTGGGGTGGTGGCGGAACTGATGACAATGATGTTTTTGCCTCACTTGTAAATATTATTTTGGCGAAAATTCAAGATGAAGACGAAAAAGAAACAGGAAATAAATGGGGTCAGGTAAGTTATGCTTAGTTTTAAAATTAAAATATCTGCCTATAGCATCTTCGGGCAAATCCTCTACATTATATCCAAGGTTTTTATCTGGTGTTCTGATTGTATCTTCGTGCTTTTCAAAATCATCTGAAATTTCTTCTATGGGTACCAGATTAATATCCCTGATTTCTTTGTC is from Flexistipes sinusarabici DSM 4947 and encodes:
- a CDS encoding type I restriction enzyme HsdR N-terminal domain-containing protein, whose product is MDYKIIKQYLDKQNIKVVETYDFEKKKVKYSEKIKGWKIDKFRGDEEIVRAFVLAKLVNELGYKPENIEIEKEYDIGRPKVNKPRIDVIVRDNEGNAFLYIELKSPQDYEKDKDEVIEKQLFNLASQEKGQGYDVKYLTLFSIEIVNGEIKDKCIIIDYDKFPSFDSWEKVRDFSDEIPARYGLAQKEPYVKGGKKDLETNFSKEQLDNMRKGLHNVLWGGGGTDDNDVFASLVNIILAKIQDEDEKETGNKWGQVSYA